In Edaphobacter aggregans, the sequence TTCCGGAAGTCGGGCGGCGGGGTGATGGAAGCGTTTTACGATGGGTACAACAAACTCCAATCCGCGCACTGGGACTTCATCGTAAAACTCGATGGAGATTTAGATTTTGCACCCGACTATTTCGAGAAGTGCTTCGCTCACTTTTACCAAGATTCTAAACTCGGAATCGGCGGAGGAGAGATTCATCATCTCGTTGATGGCGAGCTGAAGCTTGAGGTAAACCCGAGGTTTCATGTACGAGGAGCGACCAAAATTTACAAAAGAGCATGTTGGGAAGGAATCGAAGGACTTTGGTTAGCCCCGGGATGGGACACCATCGACGAAGTCAAGGCGAATATGTTGGGTTGGAAGACCTATGCTTTCCCCGAACTGCATCTTCTTCATCATCGTTTCACTGGAACTGAGGAAGGTCTGTTCCGCGACAGAGTGAAGCACGGAGTAGCCTGTTACGTTTCTTGGTATCACCCGCTCTATGTAGTTGCGAGTTGCCTGCGGCGTCTAACTCAAAAACCTTATATCGTCGGTTCAATTGGAATCATGTACGGATTTTTAAAAGCTCATTTTGCTCGTTTACCGCGGTTGGAAGATCGCACTTATCGGGCTTACATCCGCGGTCAGCAATTGAGACGCCTTTGCGGATTGCAAACAATTTGGAAGTAATCACTCACCTGTGGCGTCGAACTCATGTGTGGAATCTGCGGCAAATTTGCCTTCGGGCCTAACGAGACTGTGTCGCCCGAGCTAGTGCGGGCGATGGCTGCCACGATTCGCCATCGTGGTCCAGACGACGAGGGGTACTACGTCTCGGGTCCGGTTGGGCTGGGCTTCCGCCGGCTTTCCATTATTGATCTTCAAAGTGGTCACCAACCTCTTTCAAACGAAGACGGTTCAATATGGATCGTCTTCAACGGAGAAATCTATAACTACCAGGAACTCCGCTCGCTTCTCTTAAGCAAAGGGCATGTCTTCAAGACCAAGACTGACACAGAAGTAATCATTCACCTTTATGAGGAGTATGGGCCTGATTGTCTAAAGGAATTGCGTGGGATGTTTGCCTTCGCTATATGGGATGGCAATGCAAAGACTTTGTTTCTCGCGAGAGATCGGGTAGGAATCAAGCCGCTTTACTATTGCCTAGATGATTCATGTTTAGTTTTCGCGTCTGAAATCAAAGCAATACTAGCTGATCCTTCGATTGACAGACAGATAGCTCCCGAACTCATCGATCGATTTCTGACCTTTCTGTATGTGCCGGGCGAGGAGACGCTCCTCAATGGAATTTCCAAGTTGGCCCCGGGGCACTACCTACTCGTCAATGATGGCAAGGCGATAATTAGACAATACTGGGACCTGCGTTTCAGAGAGCCACTAGAGGCCGTGAGCGCTCAAGATGCAGAAGCCGGCTTGCGGGATCTTTTGATTGAGACCGTCGGGCTGCACATGATCGCGGATGTTCCAGTGGGTATTCTTCTGAGTGGAGGGATTGATTCCACAGGAATATTGAGCCTCGCTGTGAATGCTACGGATAAGAAGATCAGCACTTTTACAGTAGGGTTTTCCGGAAACGAAATTGCAGATGAGAGGCCCTTTGCAAGGCTAGTCGCCGA encodes:
- a CDS encoding glycosyltransferase family 2 protein encodes the protein MNPRYVIVTPVRDEEKYIESTIESVLHQTILPAEWVIVDDGSVDRTGEIADRYAMQHSWISVIHRENRGFRKSGGGVMEAFYDGYNKLQSAHWDFIVKLDGDLDFAPDYFEKCFAHFYQDSKLGIGGGEIHHLVDGELKLEVNPRFHVRGATKIYKRACWEGIEGLWLAPGWDTIDEVKANMLGWKTYAFPELHLLHHRFTGTEEGLFRDRVKHGVACYVSWYHPLYVVASCLRRLTQKPYIVGSIGIMYGFLKAHFARLPRLEDRTYRAYIRGQQLRRLCGLQTIWK